The Terrirubrum flagellatum nucleotide sequence TCGACAATCGAGGCGTCGCCATTGCTGTAATTGAATCGCTTTCCCGGCGCATGAATGAGGGCCGCAGCGAGAGCGAACTGCAAGCGGTCGGCGGCGCCATAGATCGGATGGCGTACGGGATCGCTATGGTGCTCGAGACCTGACGACATCGACATCGCGTCCCTGATGCGAATCCGTCGCGCCTTCTCCAGGCTGTTCGCATCAAGCTTCGCGCTCGCGGCGACGATATCCGCCACGGTCGCGTCCAACGACGACAGTCCTCCGCTTCGCAGCAGCGCGCCGACAAGCGTCGCCAGGATCGACTTGGTGGCGGAATAAAGCGCATGGTTGTGATCGCGCGTCACCTTTTCCGCATACAGTTCGACCACCATCCTGCAATTTCGGAGAACCACCAGCGCATGAATATCCCGGTCTTTCCCACGAAGCGATTTGATCGCGTCGGCAAGCAGTCCCGATCGCATCCCCACCTGTTCCGGCGGCGCCGAGGCGATGTCGTCTGACTCGGTTTGCGGACAAGCGCCGGTTTGCGCAAGCGCAGGCCCGTTCCCCAGCCCGTAAATGCAGAGGGCCAAAATCGCCAATCGAAGGAGGGGAAGCGGCGCTGCGGACATGCCCCATTTCCGATGCGGATTTTGAACTGCTTTTACACTTACAATGTCAATCGAACGGGCCGTTTTGCGATAGCCGGCGACGAATGAAGCACCCAGAAATCGTGAACTCACGAGCCCTTATCAACGCGCTCAAAAATCAAACGCGTCGGGGCGCATCGGCATATTTCAGGCGGCCGAAACCTGGAGGCGAACTCTATCGGACAAAACCCGCTTCAGTGAGGGCTGTCTGAACAGCCTTCCGCGCAAGCGACAGACCATCGGCATTGCGGCCAACTGTAACGCCTCTCTCGACACAAGGATCGGAAGCATAGGAGAACGCCTTGTTGGTCACGCTGTTTACGAGCGCGCCATCGTCGGCTTCCCGAATGAGCGGACAATTGCGCGTGGTTTGCGCCTGCGCCAATCGAACAGGGGCGCCCGCAGGATTGTCAAAAACATGGTGCGCGCCTTCGACTTCCAACAGAGTCGCGTCCTTGCCCGCCGCCTGAAGCCGCGTAACCAGTTCGCGGCATTCCTTGATCGGAATATAGTCGTCGGCCGTTCCATGAATGATGCGTATCGGAGCGACGACGTTGAGCGCATCCTTAAGGTCGCGGTTACAGGTTGGGTAGAAAGCGATATGCAGAGCGAAGCGTGCTTTGGAGTTTGCGGCGTGCATCATCCGAAATCGCTCCATCGCCGACCAGTGCGCCGGGCCGCCGCCTCGCGAAAAGCCCATCACGGCGATGCGAGACGGATCGATACGAGGATGAGCCGCGAGCAGATCGAGGGCCCGATAAGCATCGAGAATCATCACGAAGCGGCTGAGCGAATCCTGATCCTCCACTGTGCTGACGATTTTTCGCGCGGTGAAGCTGTCGATCATCAGCGTCGCAACTCCCGCGCTATTCAGCTCGTTGGCCCACGCCACGACGCCGGCGTTAATGCCGCCTGACGCATGCAGCAACACCACAACCGGCAGACGGTCAGCGCCAGCGGTGGGGAGCCGCAATTCGGCGGAGAGCGTGACGGAGGGAGCGTCCTGGGCGCCGATCAGGAATTGACGGTCCGTCGGCGTCGCTGACAGGAATGCATGAAGCTCTGTGCGAGGAACAATCTGAGACTGGGCCGACGACGCGAGCATCAATGCGAGCGAAGCAGCAGCCAAGAAAAGCTTCACCATCGCCGCAGCCCCGACGTCAGAGTATCGTGGAAAGAATGACGTAAGGGCAACCCCGCTTCGCTGTCAAGGATCGCGGAGTGGCGCGGAGAGAATACGCCACGCGCAAAGCGATTCAGAAATCAAACGCGTCGGCGCTGACGCTTGCGCCTTTCGTCTTGTAGAGAGCTTCGTTCGCGCCTTGCGTGCGTCGCGCGTACCGATCTGCACAGGAGGGTCGAAAGGCGACGGCCCGCGTCACTCGAACGGACGCTCGCCCGGCCGAGACGCCGCCCCGATGCGCATTCATGCCATCCGCGCGAGCGCTTGGTGATCTCGATAGGCTTGGTTTCCGCCAAACGTAAACCAAGCCGGGGCGAGGCGCCGACGCCCATGACTTCACGAGTCCTGAGACAGCCGGCCAGCTTCAATGAGACGGGCGGCAAAGTCCTCTCGCGGCGGCTCATGCTAGCCATGCGCATGTGGTCGATAGGACGCGCCGTGTTTGAACTTTCCGCTGCCGATGACGTCTTGTCTTCTTGCAGCCCGCGGCACCTGACGTGACGTCTTCGATATCGATCGGCAAAAATCCTGCCCCCGACGGAATGGCTTCATGTTTCATCTGAAGAAGCTGGAAGACGAATATGCAGATGAGCTTGTCGATCCAATTCGTTCAATCGCCGCGCGGCGCGTGGTTCTCGGTCGTGACGAAAAGCGCCTGAAGGACGCTATCGAATTCTATGGCGAGTTGAAGTCAGCGGCCCGCAGTCCGCAGGTCGCATCTGTTCCGAACGGGCCGGGGCGCGTCCGCGCGCTGGCGAACTTTCACGAGCAGCAACAGAGAAATACAACGCTCCCTGACGAGGTTGCGCGGCTTATCATCCGCTTGCGGCTCTGGTTGCATCGGCAAGGAGCGAATGTCTCCCGGGACGGCGCCGTGCTCTGGCCAGACGCCCAACCGATGGTGCGCTACGATAACGAGCTTCAACAGGTCCTGACGCTCGTCCGGATTCAGGCCGGCCTGCTGACAACGATCGAACGCCGCCCGCTCGATACGGCCAAAATGGTGACCGCGTTCTCCGGTCCAGGTTTCGCGATCTATGTCGTCAGCGCGGAGGGCAATCTGCATGTCTCCTCGCACTCCGCCGGCCTGCGGCACCATTCATCGCTGCTTGCGGGCGCGCCCGTCGCCTGCGCAGGGGAAATCAAGGTCGATAACGGGCGAATTATGATGCTCACCAACAAAAGCGGACATTACGTGCCCGCTCCATTCTATCTCGCGCAGGTCATCAGGCATTTTGCACAACAGGGCATCGCTCCCGACTCCTATCCGGTCAAGGCTTTCACCAAGGCCGGGATCGCCGGGCAGTATTATAACTCCGCGCGTGAGTTCCTGCAGGCGACGATCGTCCCCATTCTTCCCGTTGTTCCGGCGCCTCCGCCGGTTGTCGCCCCTGACGTTCAAAACCCGTTTGGATATGCGGGCTCGACGGGCCTCGATTTCGTCAGCAATCCGAGATACGTCGACCCGCCGGCCGATCTGCCCAGGCTCAAGGGCGAATATGTCTATGAGATCCCGGGGTTCGGATAGCCGGCTGCGATGCACGCCGCGACGCAAGCTGCTCCGGATGCGATTCAGAAATCAAACGCATCCGCGCTGACGCTTGCGCCTTTCGTCTTGTAGAGCGCTTCGTCGCGCGAGGCTGCGGCGCGGCCGGCGTCGCGAAAACGATTCACGATGGGATAGCGCCTGTCGCGGCCGAAATTCTTGTGCGTGACCT carries:
- a CDS encoding dienelactone hydrolase family protein; amino-acid sequence: MVKLFLAAASLALMLASSAQSQIVPRTELHAFLSATPTDRQFLIGAQDAPSVTLSAELRLPTAGADRLPVVVLLHASGGINAGVVAWANELNSAGVATLMIDSFTARKIVSTVEDQDSLSRFVMILDAYRALDLLAAHPRIDPSRIAVMGFSRGGGPAHWSAMERFRMMHAANSKARFALHIAFYPTCNRDLKDALNVVAPIRIIHGTADDYIPIKECRELVTRLQAAGKDATLLEVEGAHHVFDNPAGAPVRLAQAQTTRNCPLIREADDGALVNSVTNKAFSYASDPCVERGVTVGRNADGLSLARKAVQTALTEAGFVR